atttctaaaatcacgcttaacttataattattaattactacattttttaacttttcatcgaatttagtgatctcaaatcaacATTCGACACTCTTGAAAATTGGGaacattacaacattattttagtacattatgtttgaaatgtattaatttagtgtgtttttaaataaatttcaaaaattaacccttatttcgccctttgttcacattttcttgtaattttattactttcaataaaaatatattattttattattttattatttacattattttagtacattatgtttgaaatgtattaatttagtgttttttaaataaattttaaaattaacccttatttcgccctttgtttgtattttttctaattttattactttcaataaaaatatattatttttgtattttattattttacattatttcagtacattatgtttgaaatgtattaatttagtgtgtttttaaataaatttagtaaaaactcttatttcgccatttattcgtattttttacGAAGCCTCattgtttcaaaaatatattattttcagtattttatcattttacgctattttagtacattatgtttgaaatgcattaatttagtaaaaacccttatttcgccctttgttcgtattttttccggattttattactttcaaaaatattttattttcgtattttattattttacattcttttcatattttatgttttcttaaatatatttttattattttattttaatgctatttttctaaaaaactcattacaacatgctaaataaatttcataaaaagtTATCTAATCAACATAGAATGTACATACCATGGGTTTTtcatgctaaataaatttcataaaatatatattctaaataaaataataaaaaacatataatgtacataacatagattttttacataaatattacaaaaaattaaaataatacaaaaaattatctttacttatttttttctttctttttccttctctccctcttcttctcctttccttttctttcttttcctttcttctcctttccttcccttttctttctttttctttcttctccttctttCTTCTCTCCAGTCGAATGGTCCCCCCAACCCAATATAAGGGCTGGTGCCGCTTGTGGCagtggcacctttggtgccgcctgCCCTTTGGCGTGTCACCTCCTTCTTGactttttttaatcattattttttataccattttggtaaataaaaaaatttatactattttagaaatttttttatttttattttttgaattattttggtaaaaaacccAGAATATTAGTCAAGAATGGCCCAAGAAATTGTAAACGGTATGTATTTTtcaatatatgtattttatttttattatttttaattttctttaaggtttattatttttataattttttaaatgatgaaaattctaatttttttaattttaatatatgactacataaataattgaataaaaaattagggttaaattgtttgaatttgacAACTACTCCTACATTGGACTTGAACTATTTGTTTGGCTCAAGTTAACCCATGAGCTTGGCAATTGTCCCTATATTTGGGGCTCATAAATTTGACAATTGTTTTTACATTGGGgtatgaacttttttttttatctaagttaATTCATTATATTTCTTTGAAACCCCTAAAATTTAAGCTTCAATGTGGAAATGGTTGCCTCGTGCATGccctaatatgaaaataattaccAAGTTTAGGAACTaataacttaaacaaaaaaaaaaagttcaagtcCAATATGAGAATAATTGCTTAGTTCAAACTCcaatatagaaataattataaagtTCAAGACTTAACTtagaaaaaaagtttaaaacccAATGTAGAATTTATTACCAAATTCAAAccccaaataataatttaacccaaaaaattacaataaaaataaataaaaaccgtGCATCCCATTAAAAGGAAAATGGTTTGAATAGCTTTATAAGAGGAaacattacattaaaaaaagtttgaaatttatgaaGCAAGCCTAAGCTTTCGTTCTTGGGAAAGCTTCTTAGCAAAATCAACAAGAGCTTcttcattggtggaagactctccTTCAACAGCTTCATACTTGCCGGTCACCCAATTCACTCTTGAGACTGGTTTCTTTAACAGCTTTGCCCCAATTTGCACAAgatttttcagatttttctcAGTTGCAATGTCTACCGACGATGCATCCCCCGTCAATGTGTCGTCCTGTTTTGCCACCAAAATGAGTAGAAATATTATATAACCACTTGTGGTACTCCCTCAAGTCTGTTCAATATTTGAGATGGAGGGCTTCCATAAAGATATTAGGTTTGAAAAATAACGTTTAAAGAAGCTACTTGGCCAATGAACCCTGGTACCTGTATACGAAGATAATTACACTCGGATTGAAAAGAGTGGAAGAGAGTAGCGGTATGGAAATCAACCATGTCGGAGCTTGCGTCGAAAAACACATCAATAATCGGAGTTTTGCCACCGTTGTACAGCCAGTCGATCCTACCCCATTTGGATGCCGCTGCTGCATTGTATTTCTCTTCATGCTTGGCTGCACCAGCGCCCAGTGACAACACTAGCATCCTCCTGCAATCGATCGCCTCATTTCCCACAATCTCACTCTTTTCCTTCCACATGTCTTTGGTAATCTGGTTTATAGCTAGCAATGTCtgcaaatatattaaatactttttgtttaaatttcatctCTTTGAGAATGTGTCACTCATGCATGTGTCCAACATAAACCAACAAGCCGAAATGAAGAAATCGTACGGACAGGATTATTTGCAGCAACTCCGCCGTCAATGAGATCAAATGTGCGGGTTTTACCGTCAGCATCTTTAGTTTCAAAGTAGTGTGCCGGAAGATAAGTGGGAGCAGCGGAGGTGCTCATGCACACATCAGCTAACCTTGCATTCTTCGCAACATCCGACTTTGCCTGTAATTACAACTAGAGAAGAAAAATGTAAGAACATAAGTTGGATTCTTGTTTAAATTGAAATGGGGAAGCTCCATAATAATCTAAACCTACATCGTTGGTTGAGAAGATGACTGGCTGAAGAAGCTTGATATCGAAAGCTGGGATAAGCACATTTGTGAGTGTCTGTTTGAGTGTAGTGTCTTGTAATAATTGGTTCGTTAATGATCGTAGGTACTTTCCATCATATTTGGGACCCGAGAATGTTGCTTTGATTGAATTCCCCATTGATGCCAGGAAATTAAAGCGACTAAAGAATAAACAAATACGTTAAAATTGATTCTGCATAAAGAAATTAGTAACAAAAGAGAAGCAATATTGCCATTAGAATTCACCTATGCTGGGGGAAAATCTTGGGGCTATGCTCTAAATAGAAATTGCTGATATCTTTTGCAGC
This genomic window from Gossypium raimondii isolate GPD5lz chromosome 10, ASM2569854v1, whole genome shotgun sequence contains:
- the LOC105775270 gene encoding patatin-like protein 1, whose translation is MASPFAKRKMTTVLSIDGGGIRGIIPSTLLAFLETKLQELDGPNARIADYFDLIAGTSTGGLIATTLTTPNQQSRPSFAAKDISNFYLEHSPKIFPQHSRFNFLASMGNSIKATFSGPKYDGKYLRSLTNQLLQDTTLKQTLTNVLIPAFDIKLLQPVIFSTNDAKSDVAKNARLADVCMSTSAAPTYLPAHYFETKDADGKTRTFDLIDGGVAANNPTLLAINQITKDMWKEKSEIVGNEAIDCRRMLVLSLGAGAAKHEEKYNAAAASKWGRIDWLYNGGKTPIIDVFFDASSDMVDFHTATLFHSFQSECNYLRIQDDTLTGDASSVDIATEKNLKNLVQIGAKLLKKPVSRVNWVTGKYEAVEGESSTNEEALVDFAKKLSQERKLRLAS